The proteins below come from a single Polyodon spathula isolate WHYD16114869_AA unplaced genomic scaffold, ASM1765450v1 scaffolds_2025, whole genome shotgun sequence genomic window:
- the LOC121310330 gene encoding high choriolytic enzyme 1-like — translation MDHKLVLATLALLLSVSQGKPLKGDQSGKGQRERSSPRIPEDKDVFSIILEANKEIKAHMMEGDIVVSNSRNAMNCPDNSCFWPKASDGFVYVPYTISSEYSAEEKAIISSAFPDFDVQTCIRFKPRTTEKDYVNISPQNGCWSNIGKYKGAQQVSLSKGGCVYKATAQHELIHSLGFYHEQSRPDRDSYVRINWQYIPEDQAHNFNKQDINTLGMPYDYTSIMHYGRDAFSNTTGQPTIVPIPDETVEIGQRIAMSPRDIQKINKLYGCSKYNVPHCGCRFLSNSNLLFDSLPRLQCGGILTAVSGTFTSPNYPLEYPTNTDCTWIINAPKGYKVSLTISSFDVEYSDDCSYDYLILRDGPKTTSTVQQTYCGSEPIPSFTSSGNAAVVQFHSDDVEVGKGFSAKYKF, via the exons ATGGATCACAAACTGGTGCTCGCCACTTTAGCACTGCTGCTCAGTGTCTCACAGGGCAAGCCTCTGAAG GGGGACCAAAGTGGAAAAG GTCAAAGAGAAAGAAGTAGCCCAAGGATCCCTGAAGATAAGGATGTCTTCAGCATCATCTTAGAAGCCAATAAAG AAATCAAAGCGCATATGATGGAGGGTGACATTGTCGTGTCAAACTCCAGGAATGCCATGAACTGCCCGGACAACTCATGCTTTTGGCCGAAGGCCTCTGATGGATTTGTTTATGTGCCTTATACGATCTCCAGTGAATACA GTGCTGAAGAGAAGGCAATAATCTCCAGTGCATTCCCAGACTTCGATGTACAGACCTGCATTAGATTTAAACCACGAACTACAGAAAAAGACTACGTAAATATCAGTCCCCAGAACGG CTGCTGGTCCAATATTGGAAAGTATAAAGGCGCTCAGCAAGTGTCCCTGTCAAAGGGAGGCTGTGTTTACAAAGCCACGGCTCAACATGAGCTCATCCATTCGCTAGGCTTCTATCACGAGCAGAGCAGACCTGACCGCGACAGCTATGTCAGAATCAACTGGCAGTACATCCCAGAAG ACCAAGCTCATAACTTTAACAAGCAGGACATTAACACCTTGGGCATGCCATACGACTACACCTCCATCATGCATTATGGAAG GGATGCTTTCTCAAATACAACTGGACAGCCTACTATTGTACCCATTCCAGATGAAACGGTAGAAATCGGACAGAGAATAGCAATGTCTCCTAGAGATATTCAAAAGATCAATAAGCTTTATGGCTGCAGTAAGTACAATGTGCCTCAT TGTGGCTGCAGGTTCTTATCCAATTCAAATCTGCTGTTTGATTCCCTTCCTAGAT TGCAATGCGGAGGCATACTGACTGCTGTGAGTGGAACTTTTACATCTCCCAATTATCCACTGGAATATCCCACTAATACAGACTGCACATGGATCATCAACGCCCCTAAAGGGTACAAG gTCTCACTTACCATCAGTTCCTTTGATGTGGAGTATTCTGATGACTGTTCCTATGACTATCTCATTCTCCGAGATGGACCCAAGACTACATCCACTGTACAGCAAACCTATTGTGGCTCTGAACCCATTCCCTCCTTCACCTCCAGTGGAAACGCTGCAGTGGTTCAGTTCCACAGCGACGACGTAGAAGTCGGGAAGGGATTCTCAGCCAAGTACAAGTTTG